DNA sequence from the Oceanipulchritudo coccoides genome:
CAACTTTGCCCGCGCGGCACAACTTGCCGGGCTCAAACAGATTCTCTACATGGGTGGATTGATTCCTGAAATGGAAGAGCTCTCTCCCCATCTGGCCAGTCGACTGGAGGTTGAAGAAGCACTGGGGAGTGGATCAACTCCCGTGACTGCGCTTCGCGCGGGGTTGGTCGTGGGACCCGGCGGTTCTTCTTTTCGCATTGTCGTGAACTTGGTCAAGCGCCTGCCCGTGATGCTACTCCCCGGATGGACCCAGACCAAAACCCAACCCGTGGCCATTCAGGATGTCGTCCGGGCGGTCACCGAATCCATTGGAAACGAGGCATACTTTGGCAATCACTACGACCTTGGTGGCCCGGATGTCATGACCTATCGCGATATGCTTTGGCGCACGGCAAAGGCGATGGAGCGCAAGCGTCTGTTTATCAATATTCCCATTTTCTCTGCCCGGCTATCCAAGCTCTGGGTCTCCATGCTGGGGGGAGCTTCCCGTTATCTTGTCGGACCGCTCGTCGATAGCTTGCGACATCCCATGGTGGCAAAGGATAATCCGCTACTTGACCAAATCAAACGGGGCCGGATCGGCTTTGAGGAATCCCTTGCCGCATCGCTGGGAAAAGGTGGTGAAATGTCTCCAAACCCGCGAGACCGGATTCGTAAAAGGGATGATCAGGATATCAGAAAACAACGGCGAGTACGCTCAGTGCAGCGAATGATGCTACCGGGGAACCGCAAGGCCGACTGGGTGACAGAAGAGTATTTTCGTTGGCTTCCCAAGGCGCTCGGGCCGTTTATCAAGTCGTATTCTCCAAGGACAAACGCCCATCGTCTGAGTCTGATCTTTAAATCGTGGGTCCTGATCGAATTTACGCTTTCCCCACAACGCAGCTCGCCCGACCGCCAGTTGCTATACATTACCGGAGGCTGGCTCGCAAATTATAAGGATAACCGCAAAGGCCGGATTGAATTTCGTGAAATGCTGGACCGTCGTTGCCTCATTATCGCTATCCACGACTTCACACCCAAGCTGCCCTGGCATTTGTACCGCCGGACCCAGGCCGTTTTCCATCTATGGGTTATGAGGCGCTTTGACCGCCACCTTGCCCGGATTGAGAATTCCTGAAGCTGATCAGATCCCGCTGATGTAGCGCTCAAGGTGCTCAATACTGGCTTTTTGCTGGGCGATGATGTGCTTTACGATGTCCCCGATACTAACCAGCCCGAGAAGCGTATTCTCCTCCATTACGGCTACATAACGAAAGCGGCTGTCGGTGATCTTGCGCATGCATTGGTCCAACGAGGTTTCTGGAGTTACGGTTGGATAATCCCGGTTCATCGTGTCGAAGACGGGCGTATGCCGGGAGGCCCGACCGTGAAGGACGATCTTGCGGGCGTAATCGCGTTCCGTGAGGATACCCAGAAGCTGGCCTTCCTCCATGACTGCGACCGCACCAATCTCCTTGGCGGCCATGAGCTGGAGGGCCTCGTAGGTTGTCTGGTCGGGCTTAACCGAGTAAATTTCCTCGTGCCCTTTGGATTGGAGTAAGTTTTGAGCAGTTGTCGTCATTGGAATTTCAATTTTTCCCAATTGAACGGGAAATGTCAACTTCGGGAACTTTGTCTGCTCCTGATTATTGATAAACAACGGCTTGGGCCGTTAGCTAAGCCTTGTAATACCTGGCTGGCCGCCGGACGATCCAGTTGCGCGTATCCACTAGGGGACAGTTCAAAGTAGAAAAATCCAGCTCTTTGTAGGCGGCATGGTTTGTGGCTAACAAAACGAGATCATAGCCGATTATGGCCGGCTCAGGGCCCTCCCCGATATCCAGGGACTTTCGCCCGGCAAACTGCGCATGCTCACGGGTCAGCTTAATTTCCGGCACAAACGGGTCATGGTAATCCACCGAGGCACCGCGTTCCTCAAGAAGCTCCATCAGCACATAGCTGGGCGACTCACGGTCATCATCCACGTTTGGCTTATACGCCAGACCAAGGATGAGAACCTTGCTTCCCTTGAGCGCCTTGCCCTCGTTGTTAAGCGCTTCCATGACGCGGTTGATCACGTATTCAGGCATGCGGGTGTTTATTTCTCCTGCCAGCTCGATAAATCGCGTATGCTGCCCGTATTCGCGTGCCTTCCACGTCAGGTAAAACGGGTCGATGGGAATACAATGGCCCCCCAGACCCGGCCCGGGATAAAACGGCATGTACCCAAATGGTTTCGTTGCTGCTGCATCGATAACATCCCAGACATCAATTCCCATTTCGTGATAAACCACCTTGAGCTCATTCACCAAGGCAATGTTAACCGCGCGGAAAATGTTTTCCGTCAATTTGGTTGCTTCAGCCAAACGGCAGGAGGTCACTGGATGGACCGCATCAATTGCTTTTGAATACAGCTCCACACAGCGCTTCAAACACGCTTCCGTATAACCGCCCATGACTTTCGGGATGGTTCTGACCGAGTGATCCTTGCGACCCGGATCCTCCCGCTCGGGAGAAAAGGCCAAGTGGAATCCCTCTCCCGCCTTGAGTCCGGATCCCTGCTCGAGGACTTCCCGCAGGTCCGTATCGGTCGTGCCCGGATAAGTTGTTGATTCGAGCACAACCAACTTGGGCCGGTCATCGGTTACCAGATACGGGGCAATCTTCCGGCCTGAATCGAGAACATAGGAAATGTCCGGTTCGCGGTATTTACTCAAGGGAGTCGGAACACAAATCAGCACCGCTTCCACTTCCGATACGCGGGAAAATTCAGAGGAGGCTTCAAAGTTTCCGGAGTCACACGCCGACCGGACCCTGTCCGACTCGATCGTCTTGATATAGCTCCTCCCTTTGTTCAGCATCTCCACCTTGACCGGATCAATATCCAAGCCGAGAACAGGCACACCGGCTTCCGCAAAGCGGAGTCCCAGTGGAAGGCCCACATAACCTAGTCCAATGATGGCAATTTTCATCTCTTGAAACACATTAACGATCTCCAATCTCAGGTGTCAACGCGCAGGAACAAGGACAATGATTACCCCAAGTCGCTCACAGGATGTCCTCGCCAAGCGAAAATGGATCCTCCATGTTTTTCTCATGCATAAACGCCGCTGGTTGAAACGGGCTATCATAACCGGACTTCTGGGAGCACTTTTCCTGGTCGGACTCTATTTTCTTTTAAAACCTGGAGTAACTGACCGGAGAGAAATCTTTCACGGGGTGTATTTGACCGTCGAGGAGCTCGAGCAAAACGAACAAGGCAGCGGTAAGGCGATGATCGTTGAAGTGCATTGGGATACGCCGGGAGTAAAGCTCAGGCACCGTCCCTTCTCCTTTGAGCCGGATCCCGACGATCCGGAGGCCCCGATCTACCGCCTTGAACCGGCCGACTTGGGGCTTCTCCGCCACGGTGCTTCCGTGCTGGTCAACTCAACACGGTATTTGCCCGAGGCCCTGTACCGTTCCTTTCCCGGGGCAAAAGTCCGATCGGTTGAGACTTTGGTTGTCGATGGAAAGATGTCCCATCTGCACAAGCATAGCTATTTGATGTACTGGGATAAGGACGGCAACGCGCACCAGCTTGTGAGAAAGCCCCCCACTCAGGAAAGTATCGAGGAGGCAGTGCTCGCAATGGGTATTCAAGGTGTCCAGGTCTGGGATCGAAAGGCCCACTACCGCGCATTGGGTGACCGGGATCTTTTAATCTCGAGAACATTCATCGGGATCGATACGGAGCGCCATATACTCTGGTTAATGGCCTTTGAGAATGTTTCCGGCTACCGAATGATCGACCGGGCTGTCGAACTTGGAATGGAATTTGGTGGCCAGATGGATTCCGGTGACGGAACAAGCCTGCTCATTGGAAGCGGTGCCAAAGACCTTCTTCCACATACCGGCATTCGCTTTAGACGGCCTCTCGGGCCCTACCTGATGGTCGATGCGCTCCCGCTGGATTGAGATATATTATTTGCGGCGGCGGGGATTTCTCAGCCCAACAAATAGAACAGCTAAACCGACAAAAAGCGCAAACGTCGCAGGCTCAGGCACAGCGACCGTCCCATCCGCATTCAATTCTTCGCTAATCGCACCGAGCGTTTCCCAGGAAGAGGTACTGCTCGCTTCTTCCTTGTTCAGGGCATTGAAATCGGAATTGATGGCGTTTGCCTGTGTCCCGGTTGCCGCAATGTAGGAAATGGTTTTTGTATCATCGTAGGCCGGATCAATACCGAAGTTGCTGGCGGCAAGCACCAGATCGGCGTATGGAATTAAAAAGCTGACAAAGTAGTCATTCCCTGCAGCGCCATCAATATCAAGGGTCGCCCCGGGATCGTTTGTATCGGTGACTGCAGTCCAACTGAAATTAGAGGCGTCTTTGGCATAGGTTATTGCCCCAACATCAGTGATGCTGGTTGTGCTTGGGCCATCATTTAAATCAGACCCAGCATTTTTTATGAGGATTTCATCATCGTTACCTCCTGCTGCTTCAGCGAAGATATCAATTACACCATCACCTGTGAGGTCCATCCC
Encoded proteins:
- a CDS encoding NAD-dependent epimerase/dehydratase family protein; this translates as MPKKDQRPKIVMAGATGFVGTALRRALRRKYRLVCLTRSKSAIIHRSDHTGEEWRTCDLFSLLELEKALVGADCAIYLVHSMMPSARLLQGTFADLDLIMADNFARAAQLAGLKQILYMGGLIPEMEELSPHLASRLEVEEALGSGSTPVTALRAGLVVGPGGSSFRIVVNLVKRLPVMLLPGWTQTKTQPVAIQDVVRAVTESIGNEAYFGNHYDLGGPDVMTYRDMLWRTAKAMERKRLFINIPIFSARLSKLWVSMLGGASRYLVGPLVDSLRHPMVAKDNPLLDQIKRGRIGFEESLAASLGKGGEMSPNPRDRIRKRDDQDIRKQRRVRSVQRMMLPGNRKADWVTEEYFRWLPKALGPFIKSYSPRTNAHRLSLIFKSWVLIEFTLSPQRSSPDRQLLYITGGWLANYKDNRKGRIEFREMLDRRCLIIAIHDFTPKLPWHLYRRTQAVFHLWVMRRFDRHLARIENS
- a CDS encoding CBS domain-containing protein, with the translated sequence MTTTAQNLLQSKGHEEIYSVKPDQTTYEALQLMAAKEIGAVAVMEEGQLLGILTERDYARKIVLHGRASRHTPVFDTMNRDYPTVTPETSLDQCMRKITDSRFRYVAVMEENTLLGLVSIGDIVKHIIAQQKASIEHLERYISGI
- a CDS encoding nucleotide sugar dehydrogenase produces the protein MKIAIIGLGYVGLPLGLRFAEAGVPVLGLDIDPVKVEMLNKGRSYIKTIESDRVRSACDSGNFEASSEFSRVSEVEAVLICVPTPLSKYREPDISYVLDSGRKIAPYLVTDDRPKLVVLESTTYPGTTDTDLREVLEQGSGLKAGEGFHLAFSPEREDPGRKDHSVRTIPKVMGGYTEACLKRCVELYSKAIDAVHPVTSCRLAEATKLTENIFRAVNIALVNELKVVYHEMGIDVWDVIDAAATKPFGYMPFYPGPGLGGHCIPIDPFYLTWKAREYGQHTRFIELAGEINTRMPEYVINRVMEALNNEGKALKGSKVLILGLAYKPNVDDDRESPSYVLMELLEERGASVDYHDPFVPEIKLTREHAQFAGRKSLDIGEGPEPAIIGYDLVLLATNHAAYKELDFSTLNCPLVDTRNWIVRRPARYYKA
- a CDS encoding PEP-CTERM sorting domain-containing protein, giving the protein MHYFLFLLSGSCLSLQGAIVIDGPTTDWQAILPSDPTRQSDYFNDEQAQAADIDIVGNADNPGFYVQFWNGGDDTSRTDGQLAFRLRISGEANPAGFSNYAFIGMDLTGDGVIDIFAEAAGGNDDEILIKNAGSDLNDGPSTTSITDVGAITYAKDASNFSWTAVTDTNDPGATLDIDGAAGNDYFVSFLIPYADLVLAASNFGIDPAYDDTKTISYIAATGTQANAINSDFNALNKEEASSTSSWETLGAISEELNADGTVAVPEPATFALFVGLAVLFVGLRNPRRRK